A portion of the Suricata suricatta isolate VVHF042 chromosome 11, meerkat_22Aug2017_6uvM2_HiC, whole genome shotgun sequence genome contains these proteins:
- the FOLR1 gene encoding folate receptor alpha: MAQLATTELLLLLAVVTTVWAARHRTELLNVCMDAKHHKEKPSPEDELHEQCSPWKKNSCCFANTSREAHKDISYLYRFNWDHCGQMAPACKQHFIQDTCLYECSPNLGPWIQQVNQSWRKERILNVPLCKEDCQQWWEDCRTSYTCKSNWHKGWNWSSGYNQCPAGADCHPFHFYFPTPAALCSEIWTHSYKLSNYSRGSGRCIQMWFDPAQGNPNEEVARFYALAMSAGALPHGIEPLLLSLVPMLQLWLLS, encoded by the exons ATGGCCCAGCTGGCGACAACAGAGCTGCTGCTCCTTCTGGCAGTGGTGACCACAGTGTGGGCAGCCCGGCACAGGACTGAGCTTCTCAATGTCTGTATGGATGCCAAGCACCACAAGGAAAAGCCAAGCCCGGAAGATGAGCTGCATGAGCAG TGCAGTCCCTGGAAGAAGAATTCCTGCTGCTTTGCCAACACCAGCCGAGAAGCCCATAAGGACATTTCCTACCTGTACAGATTCAACTGGGACCACTGCGGACAGATGGCACCTGCCTGCAAACAGCACTTCATCCAGGACACCTGCCTCTATGAGTGCTCCCCCAACCTGGGGCCCTGGATCCAGCAG GTGAACCAAAGCTGGCGCAAAGAACGCATCCTCAACGTGCCCCTGTGCAAGGAGGACTGTCAGCAATGGTGGGAGGACTGTCGCACGTCCTACACCTGCAAGAGCAACTGGCACAAGGGCTGGAACTGGAGCTCAG GGTATAACCAGTGCCCAGCTGGAGCTGACTGCCACCCCTTCCACTTCTATTTCCCCACACCTGCTGCTCTGTGCAGTGAAATCTGGACTCACTCCTACAAACTCAGCAACTACAGCCGAGGGAGTGGCCGCTGCATCCAGATGTGGTTCGACCCGGCCCAGGGCAACCCCAACGAGGAGGTGGCGAGGTTCTATGCCTTGGCCATGAGTGCCGGGGCCCTGCCCCATGGGATCGAGCCTCTCCTGCTCAGCCTGGTCCCAATGCTGCAACTCTGGCTGCTCAGCTGA